The following is a genomic window from Polyangia bacterium.
CGGCCATCAACCCCACCGGCACGCCGCAGCCGCCGTTGCAGGTGATGGCCGGGTTGGCGCTGGCGATCTGAACCGCCGGCGCCGCCGGGCCGCCGTTTACGTTTTCCTTACGGAGCGAGGAACGCGTCGGTCAGCATCACGTCGGCGATCAGCTCTTTCAGGTTGAAGCCGGCGGTGCGGAAGGGATCCATGACCTGGGCCAGGGCGGCGGCGTCGCGCTGCTGCTGCACCGAAGTCACGCCCCGTCGATCTTCGTTGAAGGCGAACGCTATCCATTGCGTGGCCATGCAGGTCTCGGCGGTATCGTTGGTCGATAGGAAATTCGCCAGTTCGATCGGGCCGTTGAACGGGTAGTCGGTGCCGTTCAGACGCAGCGTCAGTCCCGAGACGTCCACTGGCTGGCCGTTGTCCGTGGCGCGCGGCTGCCCAATGGCGTCGAATCCCTCGAAGGCCAGGCCGGGGGGATCGATTAAACTGTGGCAAGCGCTGCAGGCCGGGTTCGACGCGTGCACTGTCTCCAATTCTTGGCGCGTGGTGAGACCCGGCGGCACGGGATTGGCCAACGGCGGTACATTGGGCGGAGGCGGCGGAATGATACTGCAAAGCATCTGTTCGGAGACATTCACGCCTCGCCCCGGGACGTTGTTTCGGTTTGGATTGGAAGCCAACGCCTGCAACGCCGGAATTGTCAGCAAGCCCGACCGTTGCTGCCCGGTCAGCGAAACCTGTTGCAGGGCATCGCCGGTCACGCCGCTGAGGCCGTAGATCGCGGCCAGGCGCGCGTTCAAGAAGCTGAACGGCGCCGTCAGCAGCGTCTGATAGGTGCCGTTCAGATCCAGCGTCACCTTCACGCCAAAGGTCTCCGCCTCGTTGGCCATGTCGGTGGCCAGCGGCGCGTTCCATTGTGGAAACACGGTCGCGTCTTTGGTCACCATCGCCAGGTTGTCCAGCTTCAACCACCAGCGATAGAACGCGCCCACGCCGACCGTGGCGCGCGGGTCGGCCAGGATCTGTCGGG
Proteins encoded in this region:
- a CDS encoding DUF1588 domain-containing protein; this translates as MKRPLLIFTLSAVTLAGQVACSDDRLLVGQSPDGGGQSSGSGGSIGSGGTTGTTGSGGAAPSTGTGGATITRSQRPLQISGKDALTRMTTLIWNAPPDDDLLSQDTLGHFKTVEDLYGPARQILADPRATVGVGAFYRWWLKLDNLAMVTKDATVFPQWNAPLATDMANEAETFGVKVTLDLNGTYQTLLTAPFSFLNARLAAIYGLSGVTGDALQQVSLTGQQRSGLLTIPALQALASNPNRNNVPGRGVNVSEQMLCSIIPPPPPNVPPLANPVPPGLTTRQELETVHASNPACSACHSLIDPPGLAFEGFDAIGQPRATDNGQPVDVSGLTLRLNGTDYPFNGPIELANFLSTNDTAETCMATQWIAFAFNEDRRGVTSVQQQRDAAALAQVMDPFRTAGFNLKELIADVMLTDAFLAP